In Arabidopsis thaliana ecotype Col-0 mitochondrion, complete genome, the following proteins share a genomic window:
- the nad4L gene encoding NADH dehydrogenase subunit 4L, translated as MDLIKYFTFSMIIFILGIWGILLNRRNILIMLMSIELMLLAVNLNFLVFSVSLDDMMGQVFALLVLTVAAAESAIGLAIFVITFRVRGTIAVEFINSIQG; from the coding sequence ATGGATCTTATCAAATATTTCACATTTTCTATGATTATTTCTATTTTAGGTATTCGGGGAATCCTCCTTAATAGACGAAATATTCCTATTATGTCAATGCCAATTGAATCAATGTTATTAGCTGTGAATTCGAACTTTTTGGTATTTTCCGTTTCTTCGGATGATATGATGGGTCAAGTATTTGCTTCATTGGTTCCAACGGTGGCAGCTGCGGAATCCGCTATTGGGTTAGCCATTTTCGTTATAACTTTCCGAGTCCGAGGTACTATTGCTGTAGAATTTATTAATAGCATTCAAGGTTAA